In Mangifera indica cultivar Alphonso chromosome 7, CATAS_Mindica_2.1, whole genome shotgun sequence, the genomic window GATCCCTGGCAATGACGCCAAATTTTTGGTGGTCCGTTGAAACCTccaaaaataatactaatttttactatcaacaaaatttttattgtagTGTGACAGTGAAAACCAAGTCGAATCCCAAGGGAAATTTTACTATAAACTTCCTACAAAAGAAAACCAATATTGAGAGTgaggtttttatatatatatatatattttttctaattaagagttttgaaaaaataataataaataataaataaataagaaaaccaATCCAATTAAAGTAATCCAGTTCAAGGGTTAAACATTCATTccataaatttgattgatcatagaaatgaaataatcatctttaattcaagcaaataaatttgatttcctttaaAGCTAAAAGAAACCAAGacattcaataataaaattaactggAAAAAGCTTCCAATCAATTCCTTATTATCAAACAAtttcaatattgaaaaaaaaaaattctcattcattcaataaaagTCGTAAAAACAAAGAATGTAAATTTATTCCAAGCAACCATTCAAAAGCTTAAACGATTCAActtgtttcatttcttcctaGTAAATTAACATGAAAAAGGAAGGTATCTAGTTAATTCACTTTGCCTCTTATTCTAATTCCTAACAACAATTACAGATTGAGATGAACTAGAAAGCAtatatgtgatacccttaggcgaatcccacatcgacaaagcacgagagagatgttgggtctatctatgtatcccacattggttagtggtagGAGAATTTGACTGGCTAAATAGActatgagctccttaactgttaagatgTGTTTTGgtttgcaaagcccagaagcaaaaccatgatggactgtgtgtccaaagtggataacATCTTGACAGTAGGTCGGGTTACTGGATcagagatgttacaaatggtatcagagcagctccgcgtgtcctcttgaataATGGTAGAGTAAACCTCAGCGAaaacgctgagtcccgtaagggggttGTATGTGATatccttaggcgaatcccacatcaaCAAAGCATGAAAGAGATGCTGAGTTTATCTATGTATCTCACATTGGTTaatggtgggagaatttgactggttaaatagtctgtaagctccttaactgttaagacgtgttttgggttgcaaagcctagaaacaaaaccatgatggactgtgtgtctaaagtgaacaatatcttgatagtgggtcgggttattggaccagagatgttacaaTATATGCAAGCTCAAACCAATTCAACAAGCGAGAAATAGTAATTAATTGCATAAAATCGAATTCAGGAAGAAATAAATACTTGAATACAAAAGAATTACGAATCACAACTTTACTTCTCACAACCGATGATGGAGATAGAGTCGTCCCCTTGAACCGAACTATAAAACTAGCCGTTCATTTTCTACTAAGAAAttgtagagagaaaaaaaacaatacatAACATAAAAGCTGCCTCCCCTTTTCTCTCTATTTAACGTAAAGCACATCATAATGATAGGATATCAAGGCTAAAAAATAGGAGTTCAATTATTTGACAGATTCCCTCCCTAATTCTACGAACTTCTTTTCCAAATTGGATTGTAAGTAGGCTCTTCTTTGATTGGCCAAAGTGTAATCACTTgataagatttttcaatttgacCTTCTTGCCTTGATTAGTATCTTAAGATATATCCAATCATAATCTTTGATTTTGCTCAAAATATCTTCAGTTTTGCTCCAAATCTGCTCAAATTACAACCTGCTTTCTGATTAACCATAGAAAATAATACTGATAAGCTAACAAATTCACAACAAAAGCTAAGCAAATCATGAcataaatatatgcaaataatgaatttatcaaTAACAATGTTGTAAATGCAGGATGGTTGTCAATAACTTAACCACCACTACTCTTTTCTTCTTGACTGCAAGAAGAGTAAGGCAAACAATGAAAGAGCAGGATGgagtttattattatattcatttttaaatctaaacaaCTTGTTTCTATGATAAATGATTAATTGGATGGAATAAGATGAAATCTTATGAATTGCAGTTTATGAAATTTGCTTATTGATGTAGTAGTCTGTTAGAACTCACATACATACTATACCACGTGCAGGAAAAGAGAGTGGGGAGGGAAGAAGACACCCGGCAGTAGTTAGCTTATTGATGTAGTCAACTGGAAATGCTTCTGTCAAATGGACGGCTACAGATAAGTAATTTTGTGCTTCTTCTGCTTTTATTGAATGGTTTGAGATGTAATTTGCCGGAGATTGCCAACATGGCAACGATTACTTCTATAAATAGATTCATGTAACTCAAAATGAAATTTGAGGAATTTCCAGAATTTTATGTTCTGTTCAAACAGTTGTTGAGCAGAAATTATTTCTTAATGTGAAGGAAAATGACAGAATTAGACCCACCCACCAATCGTCTTATTGTCAAGGGCAAGATGGTtgttgattaaatataaaaagtaattttttagaattaatttaaGACTTTGCCAACCACTCCGTTTTTCCCTTTGACAAAAAGAAGATAGAGACAAACAATGAAAGGGCAAAGAAGCCACCACTAATGATGACCCTAATTTCTATTTATACATTGCAAGCTTCATCAGTTTCTCTCATTCAAAAGCttacatatatcaaataatttaggCTCATTTGCAAAGGAAGAGATGGATCTAAGAAACATTCAAGTGAGTCCTCGAGAGTATTTACAAGTAAgaaatagttttctttttcatgttttatcaatttcaatgttttctctttcttatGTCTATGTAATTTATGTAGTTACGAAAGTTTAAAATCAGTGaagaaataaaatgtttgaaagattttgtaCATCAGTATAACAGTATCCCAGAAATGAGAGATGACATCATGGATTATCTTCAATCTCTTCGACAGGATCTACAGGTAATTTTACATACTTACATGTTTATTGCTCTTtacttttcattttgtttttcaagaaattaaGATTAACCGACGTAGAATTGATGactaaaattcttatttttttgtttgaattcaacGTGTTTTCAAGGTTTTACagtgatttgttttttctttttcactttaaatattttagattttcctaagttaaatatatttttgtgtttcctatatatatatatatatatgccttatatattctaaaatgcCTTATGTTAGAatcttttctttgttaattttctaaaatattcttcatgtaatgatatattaaaattttttaatgttgtcaaattataaaataaataaattaaattatttttacttgtcttcttattattaaaattttttaaatattttctatattatttgttattttaattgaaaatttagggtATATTTGACCAAAGAATCTTATAAGTGTAAAACATTATcatggtaatcttttaatacatatCGTAAAAATGGTAATCAAATTTACTactatattatctatcacatcacCATTTATAATCAAAGATTAGTAGAGTAATTTAATAGTTGACAAATCAAATATGGTAATGACAGaaataaatgacaaattacgagggttaaacaaaattatccCATCCTAAACCAAAGGCCccataaattttctttgttttatcaAGTTACACTTTAGGTAAGATAActaattttgaacaaaattatgtaattatttaataatataaaatttaatatatatcaacaaaatcatattcttttacATACTTCTTTATATATCACATATCTATACctggaaaaaataattatttttagagtAGCactatattatgtttataaataatcGGTGCAAACTTgagtacaaataataatatattactatgtaattggatgttacttttttataatacaaaatcatccaatcacatgataacatgttattagTTACACTTAAGTTTGTGTTCATTGTttacatacataattttattgattttttatctataaaatgtaattcataattgtttttatatagaTCTGAAACTCTctcatattttatcaaaataattttttcttgtataaaaCATAACTTAAAAGGTACTCTAGTAtcatttatattacttatattttttactttgttaTAGTTAGAATCTCCTTtccatttaaagaaaaaaaatctgtcTTCTAATCCaagtatatgatttttttttccaattaataaaAATCCATAGAATTATCCTATAAAAGAAACCAGCTTATAGGAATcctggaaaaaattaaaaaaaaaagagaaaaacattgGGACCTATAGTTTTTCTAATCAAGGAGTACTTGCTTTTGTATAatcttatcattttatttatttttctaagatttgtattgttatattatttttcttttttgtcaagAAGTAAAAGACTTAACCATTAAAagattcaataaaactatatatacccatttttgatacacaatttgtgtacacagatgaggtgttatcatgtgatttgatgtttctttattatataatgacacatgttttaaaatcacctaattacatgatgacacatcactgtgtatatgaattatgtatcaaaaatggtTACTCATAGCATTGCTCTAAAAGATTATATTGTCTAATGTTATTATTGtgatatcattttctttttatgtggtgtaataaaaaatttgattattaaaagattatattgtctaagatttgtattattatggcattttctttttttgttttgtaataaaaaaacttaactaTTAATACTTtcttaatttaacatttttttaatttaaataagaagATTTTATATAGATTATATGTCTAGATATgtattgttatattgatttctttttatatcttttaataaaatatttgacacTTTCACTTTTTAAACTCCAGAGtctattattaacatttttccaatcaaaacaaaacttaaatataaaattatattgtttaagaTGTATATTGTATTACtaaattattttccttctttGTCTTTTAGTAAATGATTTggctattaatatttttattctttaaatgcAAGACtcaattattaacatttttgtaatttaaacaAGATATTAATAGATTGAAGGATGACAAGTTGTTAACCattcaatttatttcattaattgatCAAGATTTTTGTGACTAAAAGAGTGAAATTGACAAGTGACCAAGTTACCTCAAGGTTCGTAAATTAACATTTGAAAGTTAATAAAGagtaatgaaattttattaataagaaaatataaaagtcTTTTAGCCAAGCTTTCAAATTTATGATAACAAATTTGTTGGCCAAGCtttcaaatttatgataaaatataaaagtctTTTAGCCAAGCTTTCAAATTTATGATAACAAATTTGTTGGCCAAGCTTTCAAATTTATgataacaaatatgaaatttttagcaGAAGATTTAACAGAAGGGAATGGAATATCcttttttgcttttatttgagaaaaaaaattagacaaaattcaACCATCATTCAAATAGAAAACAATTTGGAATATTCTactaggaaaaaaaattcattccaaTAATAGTTTAAAATGTTCTACTGAATTGAATATCATTAAACAGCCTTTTtcccaaaagaaaaagattataaaagcATGTTTGTCCAATGCAAAATGActgtttcttattttattttttccattggAAATGAGAAGGATATTGAATCTTCGATGCAACATGGAAAACAGCCTGTATCTTTCAACGTCAATGGAATATATCAGTACCATGGACAGgttccttttctctctctttatattatatatttgaaataaattaaagtaagAAATTCCtcaattaataaagaaaaatatatattcagtAATCTTTAGAATTCTTAGCCAATGTCTACGTGCTTGCTAGCAAACTATACAAATTGACTTGGTTGCCTTAAATATGTTTCAGAGATTCAATTTCTTTCCTTGGGCTCAATTTTTATTTGGCTTTTGTAGTTTATTAGGTGATAGAGTTGTTTGTGTGTTAACAGGAGATCACTCAACAAAATGTCTATTTTGGACCTACTCTAAATCAAGAGAATGATGTGGTGATGGGTCCAAATGCACAAAGTTTATCATGTTCTAAACGAAAAAGGTGGTCAAAGGTTTGGGAGGACTTCACAAAGTATATAGGCCAAGATGGAAAGGAATGGGCTAAgtgtaaacattgtaagaaagAGTTTGTAGGATCAAGTAAGAGTGGAACCACACATCTCAAAAATCATTTACAAAGTTGCCTTGGTTTGAGAAATCCAAGTGCAGTTGCAGataaagtaaaagagaaaagtATGATTGGTACAAATTTGAATGGCTCTGACTTTGTGCAAAGGATTATTAAGTATGGGCTAAATGGCATCAAGGATGATATTCTTGTTGTTTATGAACAAGTGAAGTGCAAATTTCATGGATATATAGATAAGCTTCCTTCTCGTGTTAGCGTAACATTTGATAGGTGGTGCTGGAATGGTTTTTGGTTCATGAATATCTGGTTTGTTGATGATAGTTGGGAATTGAGAAACATGATTATATTTGTGGCAAATtgtgaagatgaggatgaagatgatggCTATGAAATTTTTAAGTCTTTGCTAGTGGATTGGAACATACACACAAAAATGTTTTCTATGTTTATCTGTCATGGAGAACCATATGAGGAAGTTACCCAGAATTTGAACAACTGGTTCAACGAAGGAGGTTCACTTCCGTTTATTGGGACAGATTTTCCGAGTTAtgctttatataatatattttattgggaatttttcaatgatttgaaagaaatttcaccaaataatattattgctaAAGCGTCTAAGCTTAGGGACTACGTTTGCACACCATCCAATGGTCAAAAGTTTGGATGTGCAGTACATCAAGCTTTGTCCATGGGCAAAATAGTAACTTCCCAAAGTGTTCCTCCTCGTTGGGGTAATAGCATTAGAGTGTTTAAGTGGGTAATGGGATGTAAAGAAGCATTTAATGAACTGGAGCATATAGATCCTGATTTCAAGTTTATCAATTTTACAAAAGAGGATTGGGATGACGCAAAATTACTCTATAGTGGTTGGCAAGTGCTAGGTgattacaaaaaagaaattcTTAAGTTGAGAGATTCTGAATATAAAACTGAAACTGTGAATTTCAAATTCATCCGtgacatttttttcaaattagttCAGTTGAGAAAAAGTGATAATTATTACATTTGCCACATTGCATCACTTATCAAAAAACGTCTTGCAGAATATTGGAAGAATTCTAGGTCGATTTTAGAAGTCGGGGTCATTTTGGATCCACGATGTAAATTGAAGATGGTAGAAAATATCTATAAAATGATTTATGATAATGATTCTGAGATACACCTTCAAAAAGCGATTGATGATGTTAcaaatattttcaatgaatatgTAAAGGGCATGTCATCATCCTCTTCAAGCCATGACTATAATATTACTTCAAAATCAGAACTTGACTGCTATTTGAGAGACGAGTTTCCTCAAGATGAAATGTTTGATATTCTACAATGGTGGCGTGACAAATCTCCAGTTTATCCAACACTAGCTAAGATGGCACGTGATTTCTTATCGATGCCCAGTGAACTTCCTTATGTACCTCCTTACTTCAAGGATGGAATTCAAGATATCTATGCTTGTAATGATCTTGATGATGACTTCGTATTAAAATTGGCATATACAAAATATTGGTTGAACTTTTTTGaaagtaattaattaagttgTTGAATGTGTGATAtgttttttatccttttaatacataatgaattaacattttgttgtataaaaattgacaaaatattatacttCTCAAGCTTTATTGTCAATTGCCACGTGATGTTTACATTTTGATTGTTGTTCATCTAATCTTCTCAaactaatatgaaaattttacatgataatgaaaattgtctctcatttttttctttttttttattcacttCTACATCCCTTCGAAATGCtacatcaaaatttaaataatttaaccgaaaatatacacaaaaaatatatatataattctttctattttttttcattatttatgaaAGTCTGGCtgacattttttttactttgtgtATTTATTCAAACCTATTTTGCAAAAGCACATTactaatctaattattttcttttgcgAAAGCACATTGCAAAAACATATGATTAActgactttaaattaaagataaagttgtatcaaatcatatgataacatattatatgtaattgggtacttaaaaatatgtacacataatattgcttatatcattttactctttTATCAAAGTTAGTTATTCGTTATTAATAGTAAATAACTATTCATATCAATTTGTCCAAATATTACAATATGTGTgtaataattgtcatttttttctagagatttaaaatattacaacaaTATCTCTATCTGATTGAACAATGTATAGTATTGTGGGGTTGTAAATGtcgttttaaaaagtttattacaaacaaaaactccaaacttttttcaactttccaaaacccttgaaaaaaatttattcacaaccctaacattttaaaaaattatagttttcccacaaatatattattatacatcattaacactcatatttatacttttattagtaatttttttattatttttaattgaaattaatataaatttgaagggTAAAGTGCTATTTAgcttgagggtttttttttttgctttttcaaacaattttataaaaaatttaactgatCAATTGggaaaatgacttttttaaacttaaagaatggaaaatattatttaattaaacctTGGTttagaaatagtcatttggcttaAATTAGTCGAGGAACCTGTAGAGTTTTTAAGTAGACCTAGCGAATGGGCAGATTAGTCAAGTCAATACGAGTGCGGATCGAAAAAAAGTTAagttatataagaaaatatatctaaaactcGTATCCGGCTCTACGAATAAGAAATTATATACGAATATCTAAAACAATGAGTTAATcactaatattaatttctcactatttctcttttgtttttattattttaatgtattcattttttaattttcaatatttttctctttaagcACATAAATATTGTgtgaaggaaagaaaatttatcTCGCATATTCGTTTTTATATGGTTTACCCATAGGTTCCGCAAGTAACTCACCTGTTTTgccaaattaatttttgaggCCATCATCAGTTGCAATTAAATATTAGTGAATTAATTCAAGATCTCAATTTGTCACATGTTGGACttgttttagttatttatttttagtataactAATGGCAAAATTCCATTTGACTTCAAAAAATCTAGTTCTTTCTTTAGCTTTGTCATGAGTAATCTATTCCattgttttaaaatctaaaccaTATCAATTGATCCAACCGAGATCCAATGGTTAGTCTAATATAAGTTAAAGCTAAAACCTTTACATTGGAGCTGGTTCAAAATTCATTAGactgaaaatatatatgttttataactTGTCCAATAAATATATCTAACATATTCATCACTTGATTTCACATTCGGATCAGATATCAGTTTTCTTTGTCCAGCAACatgtataataataatcatcatCAATCACTATTTTACGAGCAACTGATTGTTAATGGAGTGCGAGGAGATTACAAAGAGTTCCcatgtattaaataaaaaaacaaaaacagaggacatgtgacaaaaataaaaccagACGTATGTTAACCATCTTAGTACAAATACAAAAACAGAGGAAATTAGACAAGTATAGAACACTTAAAACAATAAGTATATGAAGTGTTCAGTTTCCTCTGCTTCTTAGAAGTTGGCACGTggaacaagaaaatgaataaagagATGATGGTGAGTTTGAAAGTGAGTTCGGTGGTTGGTATTGGCTCtccaaaaacaatgaaaatggtGGGGGAGTTGAAGGGTAGGAAGGTGTTAGTTCTGATCGACAGCAGAGCGACTCATAACTTCATCTCGGAGAAACTCGTGGAAGAACTGAAAATTCCGATGAAGGCCGCACAGTTCGCCATGGTGTTGGGAGATGACCACAGAGTAAAAGAACTGAAAATTCCGATGAAGTAAAATGAAATCTGAGGAAT contains:
- the LOC123220381 gene encoding zinc finger BED domain-containing protein RICESLEEPER 1-like isoform X2, coding for MDFRNIQVSPQEYLQLRKFKISEEMKCLKDFVQQYNSIPEMRVEIMDYLQSLRRDLQDIESSVQCEEPPLSSNINGTDQHHGQEITQQNVYFGPTLNQENDVVMGPNAQSLSCSKRKRWSKVWEDFTKYIGQDGKEWAKCKHCKKEFVGSSKSGTTHLKNHLQSCLGLRNPSAVADKVKEKSMIGTNLNGSDFVQRIIKYGLNGIKDDILVVYEQVKCKFHGYIDKLPSRVSVTFDRWCWNGFWFMNIWFVDDSWELRNMIIFVANCEDEDEDDGYEIFKSLLVDWNIHTKMFSMFICHGEPYEEVTQNLNNWFNEGGSLPFIGTDFPSYALYNIFYWEFFNDLKEISPNNIIAKASKLRDYVCTPSNGQKFGCAVHQALSMGKIVTSQSVPPRWGNSIRVFKWVMGCKEAFNELEHIDPDFKFINFTKEDWDDAKLLYSGWQVLGDYKKEILKLRDSEYKTETVNFKFIRDIFFKLVQLRKSDNYYICHIASLIKKRLAEYWKNSRSILEVGVILDPRCKLKMVENIYKMIYDNDSEIHLQKAIDDVTNIFNEYVKGMSSSSSSHDYNITSKSELDCYLRDEFPQDEMFDILQWWRDKSPVYPTLAKMARDFLSMPSELPYVPPYFKDGIQDIYACNDLDDDFVLKLAYTKYWLNFFESN
- the LOC123220381 gene encoding zinc finger BED domain-containing protein RICESLEEPER 1-like isoform X1, translating into MDLRNIQVSPREYLQLRKFKISEEIKCLKDFVHQYNSIPEMRDDIMDYLQSLRQDLQDIESSMQHGKQPVSFNVNGIYQYHGQEITQQNVYFGPTLNQENDVVMGPNAQSLSCSKRKRWSKVWEDFTKYIGQDGKEWAKCKHCKKEFVGSSKSGTTHLKNHLQSCLGLRNPSAVADKVKEKSMIGTNLNGSDFVQRIIKYGLNGIKDDILVVYEQVKCKFHGYIDKLPSRVSVTFDRWCWNGFWFMNIWFVDDSWELRNMIIFVANCEDEDEDDGYEIFKSLLVDWNIHTKMFSMFICHGEPYEEVTQNLNNWFNEGGSLPFIGTDFPSYALYNIFYWEFFNDLKEISPNNIIAKASKLRDYVCTPSNGQKFGCAVHQALSMGKIVTSQSVPPRWGNSIRVFKWVMGCKEAFNELEHIDPDFKFINFTKEDWDDAKLLYSGWQVLGDYKKEILKLRDSEYKTETVNFKFIRDIFFKLVQLRKSDNYYICHIASLIKKRLAEYWKNSRSILEVGVILDPRCKLKMVENIYKMIYDNDSEIHLQKAIDDVTNIFNEYVKGMSSSSSSHDYNITSKSELDCYLRDEFPQDEMFDILQWWRDKSPVYPTLAKMARDFLSMPSELPYVPPYFKDGIQDIYACNDLDDDFVLKLAYTKYWLNFFESN
- the LOC123220381 gene encoding zinc finger BED domain-containing protein RICESLEEPER 1-like isoform X3, which codes for MVYLQFLRGDLQDIESSVQCEEPPLSSNINGTDQHHGQEITQQNVYFGPTLNQENDVVMGPNAQSLSCSKRKRWSKVWEDFTKYIGQDGKEWAKCKHCKKEFVGSSKSGTTHLKNHLQSCLGLRNPSAVADKVKEKSMIGTNLNGSDFVQRIIKYGLNGIKDDILVVYEQVKCKFHGYIDKLPSRVSVTFDRWCWNGFWFMNIWFVDDSWELRNMIIFVANCEDEDEDDGYEIFKSLLVDWNIHTKMFSMFICHGEPYEEVTQNLNNWFNEGGSLPFIGTDFPSYALYNIFYWEFFNDLKEISPNNIIAKASKLRDYVCTPSNGQKFGCAVHQALSMGKIVTSQSVPPRWGNSIRVFKWVMGCKEAFNELEHIDPDFKFINFTKEDWDDAKLLYSGWQVLGDYKKEILKLRDSEYKTETVNFKFIRDIFFKLVQLRKSDNYYICHIASLIKKRLAEYWKNSRSILEVGVILDPRCKLKMVENIYKMIYDNDSEIHLQKAIDDVTNIFNEYVKGMSSSSSSHDYNITSKSELDCYLRDEFPQDEMFDILQWWRDKSPVYPTLAKMARDFLSMPSELPYVPPYFKDGIQDIYACNDLDDDFVLKLAYTKYWLNFFESN